Sequence from the Chloroflexota bacterium genome:
CCGTTTTCAAGGGTAATGTCTATCGGGTAGGACTTGCTATCGGCGAGCACCTTAAGGGAGCTTATCGCCTTGCCAGCCTCAACGGTGTCAAAGTGGACAACGGTTTTTGCCTCGTTCGGAATGAGCTTCTCATAATCCGGGAAAGTGCCATCGGCACTTACAAAGCTATACCGAATTGCCTCGGTATCAATAATCAGCTTCATTCCGTCAAGGCTCTCACCGCTTGCCTCAAAGCTCAGGTTTACCCGTCTTGCTTTACGCAGGGCGTTGGCGATACCCGCCAAGTCGTCACGGACTATCAGGGCTTGCCCCTCACCGTCAAAGTCGATGGTCTGGACTGCCAGCCTGAAACCGTCAGCACCCACCAGCTTTAGCTTGCCCTCACCAGCCTTGAACAGCACACACTGTAAAACAGGTCTGTTGTCCTCGGTAGCGGTAAAGGATAGCGTTCTGTTAAGTGCCTCGGCAAGCTCCACATTCCCGATGTTAGGTTTGACGGTGTTGGCAGGGCTTATCCTGACCTCGGCTATGGTCATGGGGGTTTTATCCCCCACCCATGCCATGTCCTCAAGGTAACTGGTATTGCTACCGCAAATCACCCTGAGGCGTTTCCCGATGCTATGCGACTCGCTATCAGCACCATTGGCGGGGACAACCTTGACCACGTTTGACCCCGCAATCGCCTTAAGGTAACCGAGTAACCCCTTACGCCCTACCGTGAAGTCCAGCAACATCAGCCTTTCAGCCAATGCCCTTGATAGAGCGTTTACCAGCGTAGCTTTATGAGCTACAAAGCCGTTACCTGAACGCTTGCCCACAATATTCAGTTTTTCCACTTAACCCCCTATTGGCTATCTGGCTAGTGGGCAAATCTGCCAGCTTCACCTAGTAGTCAGCTTCCGTTAAGCTGCGATACGCTAGCCTTAACGGTGCTGCCACTATATAAGTCTCCGAAAGTGCCTTAAAACGTCAGGATAGTTCTAGCCGTTTTTGCTCTTTTTGTCGCCAGTATCTGAGGTATTCCCTATCTTTTCCGCTGAGGGCTTCACCCGCTTTCAACTTATATGCTATTTCCACTAATCGCCGTTTATAGCCAATTTCCCACGTGCTATCACTTACCCAGGCGTCAAGGTCAATCGCCTTATCATCGGCTATCAGCTCACCCAATTCGGTTAGATTGCCTTCACTATCAAGTATGGGCTTATTCAGGCTCTCAATCTTGATAGCCTTCGGACACTCGGTATATAGGTAGTCCTCTTTACACTTATGTCGTTGCGTCTGGCTACAGTGTCCGCAATCTAACCCCATCGTGAGCTTATAATGCCTGAACCAGTAGTCGGCTTGCGCTCGGCTGGCTATCCGATACATCACGGCTTCCGTGAAGGGCTTATGACCGTTATTCCGCTCGGCTACGGCAAGGGTGAGTATTATATCGTGGAGTAAGTCCCCGGTGTCCTCTGCCTTCGCCTTGTGGGCAAAGCGGGAAGCTACCTTATAGTAGGTTAGCCATTCGCCTTCCAGGTGGTTATAGCCGTTACCGTTACCGTCAATTTGCCTTTGCTTACGCCTTCGGCTAGACTTGATATGGCGGGGCTTTGTTTGTGATGACTGGCAGACTGCCAGGTGACCACACCACTGACAAACGCCCTGCCTCTCATTTAGTGTCCAGACCTTACCGCATCGGCTACAATGCCCTTGCGGTGCTGGTGATGATGTTACTGTTGTCATCGCTTGACCCCCTTTGAGCTTATTTGCCCTGTGAGGCAAGCGTTCAGTTTTGAGCTTTATTCAATTGTTAAGGTGCAATTGTTTTCAGTTTCATTGTTGAACAAAAGGAACAATTGTGATATCGGAGGAAGCAATTGCATCCTCCACCCCTCCGAGGGAGGGATACATACAACAAAAAAGCCCCTTACGAGGCTTTTTGATTTAATCGGGGTATCAGGAATGGTGAATCAAAAGGAGGCTCTGTAATCGAAAATGGGGCGGTTCTTAGTGCGAACTAATGGTTTTCTACGTTAATACCTGGCGTAACGGCTTCTCTTGGCGCTGCGCTGTTCCCTGGAGTACTGGTAAAGAGTCCTGATCGGATCGGATATCTCATCTGATGTCGCCTTCCAACCGGCCTCAGTTAGGTGATAATATACCCGGGATGGAGCCGGCGGATAATCATCCTGAATGGCTGATGGTTCGGTCATACCAGTCTCCTCAACCCATCCGAGACGTTTCAAGTGTCCGAAGTACCGCGTGAAGCTGGCATATCTCATTTTGTACAGTTTATATGGAATGCGGCTGAGATAGTATTGCAGCCGCTCATGATATTCCTCTTCGCTGTAGGCAGTTCTGCCACGCCTTATTCGTCTTTCCTCTTGATGCTCTACCGCATCCCTAGCACGAGCTCGATGCAGGGCACTCTTGTATTCAAAATGAATGTCTGTCATCGGAGCGCCGATATCGGGATCAATCTCCTTTGAACCCTGCGGTCCATTACCTTTTAAAAACTCAATAATAAACCAGGCACATCCAAAAGGTCGCAGAAAGCCGCCAATTATCGGTCTAATCTCCATGTAGGATTATCTCCACCTTGATTTTTACCTCAACTTTTTGCTGTCAGTCAGCTATTGTATAATCAGTCTGGGGGAGAAAAGGCTATTACCGGGCGGGCTCCAACCCCCTTCGTAAATATTACCCTTTCTCCCCCATATCAGAATAACGGCGTTTTCTGGGACGTCCACCCATGGCTCCCCAGATGCGGCGTTGTTGTGGTGTTATCTTCGCTGCCAAACTAGCTTGTCCCTTTCTCCCGATTGCTCGAAAGTGTTCTTTTCCGTACTTGGTATACGTGGCTGCGCCGCCTCTAGCACCCGCCTCTTGAACCGAAGTTTTTTGTTGTTGCTGATCCATAGAAAAAAGAAAAGCTGGTTTTTACACCAGCTTAATAGAAAATTTATGTTTATTCAGTTGATTTTACGTGTAAAGTAAAATAATTCTTAAGTTCTTTCTAACGGCTCAATGCCGGTGAGTTTTGAGAATTTTTGTACGGCCTTCCTGATATTCTCCGGATAACGACCTGCTTCATTTTTAGGCCCAATAGTTCCATCAGCTATATCGTCGAGACTTGTATTATGAACATAGTAATCAAACCACCATTCGGCATGTCTATGTAAAGCACTTGGTATTTCTTTTACTCCCAGAGTTTTCAACTCCTTTTCAAACTCAACAAGTCTCCTATTGAGCTTATTAATAAAGCCTCGCCTACCACCAGCTAAATAAAGGGATAATATATTAATCGGCCAGGTGCCCGAGGGTAATGAGCCTTCGTCTTGCTTGAGTAATGTCTGAATCTGCCTGTCAGAAAGCTCAAAGAAAGTAGTTACTCCAGCAGCGTTAAGTACATCTTGCTGTACTTTCTGAACGTTTATTCGCATGAGTTCTTCACCAGCCCAAGAAGTTCGCAAATTCCAGTCGTAGGCAACGCTTTTTAGGCTCAAGACATATGGAGTTAATTTTTCTTGCAGGCTATCGTAACTCTTTAGCATTTCGGATGAATTCTGAGCATATTCTGTACCAGTCGGAAGATCTTGAAGGTAATTTCGCAACTTCTGCAAATCTGATATCCAATCAATTAAGTCGTCAGGTGGGCTTTTCATCAACAGATGTTCAACCTCAATAAGAGTACTCACTTTCCCCAATTGCTCGATCAGAGGGATGAAAGGCTTTTTCGCTTTTTCCCATTCTTGCACAAAGCCAATCTCTCGCTCATACAATTGGAGCAGATAATTAATTGCGATTATCCTTATCCAATCAGTGGGTAATAATCTAGGCATTAAGCATTACCTCCTATGCTAGGAAAGAATAACATATCACATTCACTGAGTTAAATTGGATGGCTACTATATCATGCCAATTTGCTGTTATCAACTATTAATCCAATCCAACGGTCCTTCTCCATCATAGGCCTTGAGAGCGTCTTCAGCCTCGACGAATTGAGTGTAGCGTTCCGTCATAGCCAGTGTAGAATGTCCGAGTAGTAATTTCAGACCCTTCATATCTCTGGTATGCTTTAAAGTGACGGTTGCACCAGTGTGGCGCAGTTTGTGGACAGAGCCTTTCAGACCCTGCAACCCAGCATCTTTCTTAAGACGGCGCACTATTTCTTGTACGCCGTGCTTGCCCAGAGGGCGCCCTTCCTCAGTGATCCATAGAGCATCATGTCCCAGACCGTCCCCACGAAGGCCTAAATAGCGCCACAGAGCCTTCTTAGTTTGGGGGCCAAAGCCAGCAATGCGAGGTTTGTCCGTCTTACTATTCCGCACTAGTACTCTTTGTCTAACGAGGTCGATGTCACCAACCGTAAGCTGAGAACACTCCCCCAAGCGGATAAAGCTGTCCAAGAGCAGAAATAACACAGCCTTGTCCCTAGCAGCTAGCATCTTCTGTCGGGTGGTTGTGGCAATATGCCAATCATGGTCCAAAATTTTGACAAAGGCGTCCATGTGCTCCGTCTTATAAGGCTCAATGGGAGCAGCCTTTGGCGGCTTTAGCACAATGGTATCGATTGGGTTTTGTGTCAGATATCCTTCATCCACAGCCCAAGTAAAGAAACGTTTAAGCGGGAAATAGTGGTGCCATCGTGAGTTTTCGTCGCGCTGAATTACCCTCTTGGCTCCATTGCCGGTAGAAAAAATGGCGGGGTTGGACGCTAC
This genomic interval carries:
- a CDS encoding DNA polymerase III subunit beta, whose protein sequence is MNIVGKRSGNGFVAHKATLVNALSRALAERLMLLDFTVGRKGLLGYLKAIAGSNVVKVVPANGADSESHSIGKRLRVICGSNTSYLEDMAWVGDKTPMTIAEVRISPANTVKPNIGNVELAEALNRTLSFTATEDNRPVLQCVLFKAGEGKLKLVGADGFRLAVQTIDFDGEGQALIVRDDLAGIANALRKARRVNLSFEASGESLDGMKLIIDTEAIRYSFVSADGTFPDYEKLIPNEAKTVVHFDTVEAGKAISSLKVLADSKSYPIDITLENG
- a CDS encoding tyrosine-type recombinase/integrase, with protein sequence MVQNDSWEWLFEGFKIDLETQVKPKTAKDYCDHVSYFARWARDNNKGKACSITKRDIQEFLHFVASNPAIFSTGNGAKRVIQRDENSRWHHYFPLKRFFTWAVDEGYLTQNPIDTIVLKPPKAAPIEPYKTEHMDAFVKILDHDWHIATTTRQKMLAARDKAVLFLLLDSFIRLGECSQLTVGDIDLVRQRVLVRNSKTDKPRIAGFGPQTKKALWRYLGLRGDGLGHDALWITEEGRPLGKHGVQEIVRRLKKDAGLQGLKGSVHKLRHTGATVTLKHTRDMKGLKLLLGHSTLAMTERYTQFVEAEDALKAYDGEGPLDWINS